From Bradyrhizobium sp. 4:
CTCAGACCACATGTAGCTGTAATAGCCGGCGGCATAATGATCGCCAGTGAAGATGTGACCGAATTGCGTCGGCCGATGACGCAGCGATATCTCCTCGGGCATGCCGATCTTTTCCAGCTCGCGTCTCTCGAAGGCGCGGACATCCTGCGCGGCGGAGGGCGGCTGGGTGTGGAATTCGAGATCGATCAGCGCCGAGGAGACGAACTCGACGGTGGCGAAACCCTGGTTGAATTTTCGCGCGGCCAGGAACCGTTGCAGCAGATCGTCCGGCAGCGGCTCGCCGGTCTGGTAGTGGCGTGCGAACTGCTGCAGCACCTCGGGCCGCTCCTGCCAGTGCTCGTACAGCTGCGAGGGTAGCTCGACGAAGTCGGTGAACACGGAGGTGCCCGACAGCGAGGGGTAGGTCACGTTGGAGAGCATCCCGTGCAGGCCGTGGCCGAACTCGTGGAACAGGGTGCGGGCATCGTCGGGCGACAGCAGCGAGGGTTCCCCATCCGCGCCCTTGGAGAAGTTGCAGATATTGAGGATCAGCGGCGCGACCTCGCCGTCGAGCTTCTGCTGGTCGCGCAACGAGGTCATCCACGCGCCAGAGCGTTTCGACGGCCGGGCGAAGTAGTCGCCATAGAACAGCGCTTTGTGCTTGCCGTCCCGCCCCTTCATCTCCCAAACCCGGACATCCGGATGCCAGACCGGCACGTCCTTGCGCTCCTCGAAGGTGACGCCGAACAGGCGCGTGGCGCAGTCGAAGGCGGCGGCGATCATGTGGTCGAGCGCGAGATACGGCTTGATCGCGGCGTCGTCGAAATTGGCGCGCTGAAGGCGCAGCTTTTCGGCATAGAAGCGCCAGTCCCAGGGGGCGAGCTTGAAATTGCCGCCCTCCTCGGTGATCAGCGCCTGCATGTCGTCGCGGTCGGCGAGCGCCCGCGCCCGCGCCGGCTTCCAGACCCGCTCCAGAAGGCCGCGCACCGCTTCCGGCGTCTTGGCCATGGAATCCTCGAGCCGGTAGGCCGCGAAGGTCGGGTAACCCAGGAGATTGGCGCTCTCCTCGCGCAGCTTGAGGACCTCGACGATGGTCGCGTTGTTGTCGTTGGAATTGCCGTTGTCGCCCCGCGCGGTGAAAGCCTTGTAGACCTTCTCGCGCAGGTCACGCCGGGCCGAGCTCTTCAGGAACTGTTCGACCGAGGAGCGCGACAGGGTGACGATGGCCTTGCCGGCCATGCCGCGTTCTTCTGCCGCAGCCTTGGCGCTGGCGACAAAACTCTCCGGCAGGCCCTGGCGGTCGGCTTCGCCGAGCTCCATGAACCATTCCTGCTCGTCGCCGAGCAGATGATGACTGAAGCTGGTCCCGAGCTGGGCGAGTCTCTCGTTGATCTCCGCCATCCGCGTCTTGGCCTCCTCGGAGAGGCCGGCGCCGGAGCGGTGGAAGCGGGTGTAGGTGCGCTCGAGCAGGCGGAGCTGTTCCAGTGTCAGACCGAGATTGGCGCGGTTCTCGTGCAGCTGGGCGATGCGGCCAAACAGCACGGCGTTCATCATGATCGGATTCCAGTGCCGCGCCATCCGCAAGGAAACCTCCTTGTCGATCTCCAGGATGGCCGGGTTGGAATGCGCGGAGACGAGGTCGTAGAAGACCGACGCGACCTTGCTGAGCAGCTTGCCCGAGCGCTCCAGCGCCGTGATGGTGTTGGCGAAGTCGGCCGCGGTCGGGTCGCTGGTGATCGCTGCGATCTCGGCGGAGTGGTCGGCGAAGGCCTGCTCGAAGGCCGGGAGGAAGTGCTCCGGCTTGATCTCGTCGAAGGGCGGGGTCGCAAACGGCGTCACCCAGGCCTTCAGCAGCGGGTTGGTCTCGGAGTCCGTAGTTTGGCGGGGTTCTGACATTACAAGTCCCGATTTGTGGCTCGATTGTTGCGGCCAGCTATAGCACGCGATGGGGCTTTTTTGGGCCATTTGCCCTTGCTCCCGGCTGCCTTTTCGGGGAGATTGCGGCCCTCCAAGCCTAGGACCCCTGAGCTCATGAACGCGACCTCCTCGTCTTCCCGTCGGATCGTCTGGCCGAGCGTCATCACCGTCATCAGCGCCGCCATCCTGATCGGCGCCGAGGTGTTCGGCGCGGCGTTTGCCGGCGGCTGGGCGCTCGCGATCCTGTTCGGGCTGGCCGAGCAGGGCACGCACATCCTTCAGGCCGCGCTGTTTGCACTCGGCGTGCTCGTGATGACTGCCTTCATCCGCGCCGCTCAGCGCGTCGAGCCGTTCACGAAGCGCGGCTGACACTTCCTCGCGTGCGAGAGACACGCGCGCAGAAAACTTAACGCGCGTTCATCTTCCGCGTCGCTCGCGCAACACTGCGCAAGCAGATGTTAGGCAATTCTGTTCGCAGTCTAAAAAATCTCTTGCGAAGCAGAGTCAAAACACTTATGTGCGGATTGCCCAATTTCGCACGTGCCTGTGGTCGTGTGTCAGTCGGTAGGTATCCGGACAAGAGGCCGGACAGCCGCCAAGGGGTGAAGAAGCCGAGGGGCTCTTCGGAAGTGTGGAAGTCGGAAGGCTCATAGCCGGAAGACGAAAGCAAACCCGGAGCGTCCAGCATCTCTCTCAAAGAGATGCCTTGTCGAAGGTGACTTTGCTCTTTGCAACCGTGACTGGCAGCCGGAGGCGAACCGGCGCACCCCGCTCTCAACGGGGGACGCGACTTAAAGCAACGACGGATCGGGCTTTTTTGGTCTCTACCGGCAGTCCAACGCCGGCGCGGGCTACTGAAAAGGCTTGTCCTTCATTGCCAGGTGTGCGGGCGGGAACATTCCCAACCAATCCACGGCAGCACAGTCTGATGTGAGTCTTTGGCTCGTCGCGCCTCCATCGCGCGATCTGGCCGGAGCGCTCTTATCCGACGTCATTTTTTGAACGGATCCCCGTCGCTGGGCCGTTTGGGAGAGTGCTATGACCGACCGTATCCAGGAATTCCTGCGCAACCGCCGCAGCGAGGGCCTCGACACCGAACCGTGCCTCGTCGTCGACCTCGAAGTCGTGCGCGACAATTACCAGACCTTTGCCAAGGCGCTACCCGACAGCCGCGTGTTCTATGCCGTCAAGGCGAACCCGGCGCCGGAAGTGCTGACTTTGCTCGCCTCCATGGGCTCCTGCTTCGACACCGCGACGGTCGCCGAGATCGAGATGGCGCTGGCCGCCGGTGCGACGCCCGACCGCATCTCCTTCGGCAACACGATCAAGAAGGAGCGCGACATCGCTCGCGCCTTCGCGCTCGGCATTCGGCTGTTCGCGGTCGATTGCACCGCCGAGGTCGAGAAGATCGCCCGTGCCGCGCCCGGCGCAAAGGTGTTCTGCCGCATCCTCTACGACTGCGCCGGCGCCGAATGGCCGCTGTCGCGCAAGTTCGGCTGCGACCCGGAGATGGCCGTCGACGTACTCGACGTTGCCAAGCGTCTGGGCCTGGAGCCGTGCGGCATCTCCTTCCATGTCGGCTCGCAGCAGCGCAAGGTGAAGGCGTGGGACCGTGCGCTGGCGATGGCCTCGCAGGTGTTCCGCGACTGCGCCGAGCGCGGCATCAACCTGACCATGGTCAACATGGGCGGCGGTTTCCCGACCAAGTACCTGAAGGACGTGCCGCCGGTGGTGACCTACGGGCGCTCGATCTTCCGCGCGCTGCGCAAGCACTTCGGCAACCAGATTCCGGAGACCATCATCGAGCCGGGCCGCGGCATGGTGGGCAACGCCGGCATCATCGAGTCCGAAGTCGTGCTCATCTCGAAGAAGAGCGACGAAGACGAGGTGCGCTGGGTCTATCTGGACATCGGCAAGTTCGGCGGTCTCGCCGAGACCATGGACGAGTCGATCCGTTACGCTATCCGCACCCCGCATGACGGTGCGGACATGACGCCGTGCGTGCTCGCGGGCCCGACCTGCGACAGCGCCGACGTGCTGTACGAGAAGAACCCGTATCCGCTTCCGGTGACGCTCGAGATCGGCGACAAGCTGTTGATCGAAGGCACCGGGGCCTATACGTCGACCTACTCGGCGGTGGCGTTCAACGGCATCCCGCCGCTGAAGACCTACCATATCTGATCGCCTCTCTTTCCGAGGCCTGACGAACCCGGGAGCCGGCTTGCCGGCTCCCTCCCTGACATTTCGATTTCTGACGACGCCTTGGACCGGGTGCTTTGGGCACGTCCGTTTCAAGCGGGGACTGACGCGCCATGACTGCTCTTCGGAAGACACAGGTTGATCCCACCTCGAAAGCCGCTCCGTTCGCGATCCGTGCGGAGCGTGCGGCCGACGTTGCGATGCGTGAAGCGCTGCTCGATGCGTCCTTTGGCGAGAACCGCTATGGCCGCACCTGCCAGCGCCTGCGTGACGGACGCGCACCCGCAGCCGGCCTCGCGCTGACCGCGATGCGCGAGGGGAAGCTCGTGGGAACCGTGCGGCTGTGGCACGTCAGCGCCGGAGGCAGGCCCGCTCTGGTCCTCGGACCGCTGGCGGTGGACCCTGCCTGCCGCGAGCTCGGGATCGGCGCCGCGCTGATGCAACAAGCGCTGGCTGCCGCCCGGGCGCGCGGCCATGCCGCCGTGATCCTGCTCGGCGATGCCCCTTATTACGCCCGCTTCGGCTTCTCCGCGGCCAACACCGGCGAGCTGTCGCTGCCCGGTCCGTTCGAACGCGACCGCCTGCTGGCGATCGAATTCACGACAGGCGCGCTGGAGGGCGCCGCCGGGATGATCGTCCCGACTGGGACGGCCTTGCCCAAACGGAGGGTAGTTCGCGCCCTCCAGGCGCGCGCGGCCTAAGGGATCGCCATGATGGCGACGACCCCGCCGCGTTAAGCGGCAACGCCCGGCTGTGCCTGCGTTAGGCTTCGTTCCTTTGGGGTTGCGCAGGCCGGCAAATTGCCCCTAAACCCCACGAAATTCCTCTTCAGTCGAGGCCCACGACCAATGTCCCGCCGCCTGATTTCCACCGGCTCCCCGTTCGAGAAGACCGCCGGCTACAGCCGCGCCGTGATCGACGGCGAGTTCGCCTTCGTCGCGGGGACCACCGGTTACGACTACACCACGATGACAATGCCGGCCGATGTCACGAGCCAGTCACGCAACTGCTTCAAGACCATCGAAGCTGCCCTGAAGGAGGGCGGCTTCGAGATGGCCGACATCGTCCGCGTGACCTACTACATCACCGACATCAAGGATGCGGACGCGCATTTCGCGGTCTGCGGCGAAGTCCTCGGCGAGATCCGCCCGGCCGCCACGCTTCTCGTCGTCTCGGCGCTCTACAAGCCCGAGATGAAGGTCGAAATCGAAGCCACTGCCAAGCGCCGCAGCGCCTGAGCCATCCCCCACCATTTGTTCGCCAGCACGTTCCGGAGAAACCATCCCATGAGCCCCGCCTCGCAGATCTACGCGAAGATCACTGGTCCCATCGTCATGGTCGGCTTCGGCTCCATCGGCAAAGGCACGTTGCCGCTGATCGAGCGGCATCTCGATTACGACAAGTCGCGCATCACCGTGATCGATCCGAAGGACGAGGGGCGCAAGGCTCATTGCGAGAAGCACAATGTGCGCTTCATCCAGAAGGGCGTGACCAAGGACAATTATCGGGAGTTGCTGACCCCGCTGCTCACTGAGGGCGGCGGCCAGGGCTTTTGCGTCAATCTCTCGGTCGACACCGGCTCAACCGACATCATGGAGCTCTGCAACGAGCTCGGCGCTCTCTATATCGACACCGTCAACGAGCCCTGGCTCGGCTTCTATTTCGATTCCTCGAAGGGCCCGGAGGCGCGCTCCAACTACGCCCTTCGCGAAGCGACGCTGGCCGCCAAGAAGGCGCGCCCCGCGGGCTCGACCACGGCCGTCTCCTGCTGTGGCGCCAATCCCGGCATGGTCTCGTTTTTCGTCAAGCAGGCGCTGCTCAACGTCGCCGCTGACCTGAAGCTCAATGCGCCCAAGCCGAAGACCAAAGCCGAATGGGCGGACTTGATGCGACAGGCCGGCATCAAGGGCATCCACATCGCCGAACGCGACACCCAGCGCTCCAAGAAGCCGAAAGAGCCCGATGTCTTCGTCAACACCTGGTCGGTGGAAGGTTTCCTGTCGGAAGGCGTGCAGCCATCAGAACTCGGCTGGGGCACCCACGAAAAATGGATGCCCGAGAATGCGCGCACCCACGAATCCGGCTGCGGCGCCGCCATCTATCTGATGCAGCCCGGCGCCAATACGCGCGTGCGCACCTGGTGCCCGACCCGCGGCGCGCAGTATGGCTTCCTTGTCACCCACAACGAGTCGATCTCGATCGCGGACTATTTCACCGTGCGCGACGCATCGGGCACGGCGGTCTATCGGCCGACCTGCCACTATGCCTATCATCCGGCTGACGATGCCGTGCTGTCGCTGCATGAAATGTTCGGCCGCGCCGCTAAGATGCAGGAAAAGCACCACATCCTCGACGAGAACGAAATCGTCGACGGCATCGACGAACTCGGCGTGCTGCTGTTCGGCCATGACAACAATGCCTATTGGTTCGGCTCGCAGCTCTCCATCGAGGAGACCCGCAAGCTCGCGCCCTATCAGAACGCCACCGGCCTGCAGGTGACCTCCGCCGTGCTCGGCGGCATGGTGTGGGCGCTGGAAAACCCGAACGAGGGCATCGTCGAAGCCGACGAGATGGATTTCGACCGTCTGCTGGAAATTCAGCTGCCGTATCTCGGGCCGGTCAAGGGTTTCTACACCGACTGGACCCCGCTGACGGATCGTCCTGGACTGTTTCCGGAAGATATCGACACCAGCGATCCCTGGCAGTTCCGGAACGTTTTGGTGCGGTGATTGTGCCGTCATGCCCGGACTTGTCCCGGGCATCCACGCACTTCTTTCTCGCGACTCCAAGAACGTGGATGGCCGGGACAAGCCCGGCCATGACGCCACAGCTGGCAGTTAGCTACTTCCTCTCGATCGGCGGCGCGATCTTCTCGGCTGGCGCCGGCGGCAATGTTGGTTTAGCCGCACCGGCAGCGCCCTGCGTCTGCGGGTCGGGCCGCGCGGGCTCTGGGGCTGGCGTGGTCGGCCGATCACCGCCGGGCTTGGCCTCCGCAGGCTTGTTCTGATCGTCGGACGGCGTGCCCTGAAGGGGTTGCGTCGCCTGGGCCGTCTGCATCCGGGTCTCGGCGCGGATTTGCGCCAGCGACATGCCTGACACCACGACGCCCGCCGCGAACAGCGAGCAGGCAACCATCAGGTCGATCTTCAGTCTGCGCTTCTCATATTGGCCGGGCATGTCGATCACCGCCTTTGTCCGTGGGATCAACGAAATCGCCGGTCCGCGGTTCCCTGCCCGTGGTGCGGGAACTCGGCGGCTGCGCGCCCAATCGCCGCGCTCAGTCCGTGGTGCTGACTTCCCAGGTGGCGTGGCGGACGCCGGGCAGGTGCTGGAGATCGGTGGCCACTGCATTCAGCTCGTTTGGATCGACGGCGCTCGCGACCAGCTTTGCCACGATCTCGATCAGATCATCCCCGGTTTCGACCATTTCGATATCGGCCACCAGATATTTTGCGCTCTCGAGCTTCTCAACGAGCCGGTCACGCATGTCGGGCAAGGCGTCCGATGCGACCGCGAGCTTGAAGTAATAGGTCGCCTCGGAGGTCTTCTCGTTGAGAGGGATGCGGTTGATGGCGTTGACCAGCGGCCGCAGCATGGTGTTGCCGGCAATGACGAAGACGGTGAGCGCCGCGGCCTGCGCGACCATGTCGGCGCCGGCGCAGGAGCCGACCGCGGCCGAAGCCCACAGCGTCGCCGCGGTATTGAGCCCGCGCACGTCCATGCCCTGCTTCATGATGACGCCGGCGCCGAGGAAGCCGATGCCCGAGACGACGTAGGAGATCACCCGCACCGCGCCGTCGGCGCCGGTCAGGTGCATGGCGAGATCGACGAAGGCGGCGGCGCCGACCGCGACCAGCACGTTGGTACGCAGGCCCGCGGTGCGCTGCCGGTATTGCCGCTCGGCACCGATCAGCGTGCCCAGCACGAAGGCCGTGAACAGGCTGACCAGCGTGTCCGCGAAGTCAGCGAGCTGGAAGGTCGTCAGAAACCGCATGGCCCCATCTACGGTCGGAACGATGACAGATTAAAGCTCCAGCAGGCCGCCGTCCCCATTTTCGTCGGCAAACGCCAGCAGCGTCCCCTTGGCATTCCAGGCGAGCGCGGCCACCGGCGGGGTGCCATTGCGGCGGACGAGGATCTCGGCGCCGTCCTCCAGACGCACCATCAGCACGGTGCCGTCGCTATAGCCGGCGGCGAAGATGTCGTTCCTGGGATGGCAGGCAACGACCGACACGCGCGCCTGCAGCGGCGCGAGCATCGCAGGCTCCTTGCCCATCGGGCCGTCCTTGCTGGCGAACGGCCATATGATGACGGTGTCGGCGCCCGAAGTCGCGAGCCCCTTGCCGCCCGCGCTCCACGACATCGAGCGGACGCGGCCGGGATAGCCGGTCATGCGCATGTGCCTGTTGTCGGCAAGCCGCCAGCCGTGCAGCGCCGATTCGTGCATCGTGGTGACCAGGAATTTGTTGTCCGGGCTGAAGGTAACGCCGAGATGCGAGCCGGCCCAGGGCAGGAATTCGGCCGATCCCGCCATGTTGGGAAACCACAGCGTCGCGCCGTTGTAATGGGCGATCGCGAGACGCTGGCCCTTCGGCGCAAACGCGAGGCCGCCGACGGTCGAGGGCACCTCGAGCGACTTCTCCTCGCTCTTGCCGCTCTTGAAGAAAGCGGTCTTGCCGGCCGACCAGGCGTAGGCACCGTCCGGATGCAGCGCTACCGCATCGATCCAGCGCCGCTTCGGGTCGGTGGCAAGCAGCGTCACCTCGCCCTTGGCGTCGAGCGACACGACTTTTCCATCGTCGCCGCCCATCACGAGGCGCTTGCCGTCGGAGGCGGCCGAGAGAATGCCGCCGCTGTGCACGGCGACCTTGCTGATCTCACCCTGGCCATCCACGAACGCAACGTTCTCCTCGCCGCCAACGAAGGCGGCGCGAGGCCCAAGGAAATGCACGGAGGTCACGACCGTCCCGAGCGCGAGCGGCTTGACGCGCTCGGTGACGGAGACGATCGAGGCGCAATCGGCGGGCGGCGTAAACTCTTTCATCACGAGACGATGCAGCTCTCAAAACCCTGGCGAATGAGATCTTGCGGCAATTCGCGACCGATGAAGACGAGGCGGCTCTCGCGCGGCTCGCCGTCCTTCCATTTGCGCTGGTGATTGCCCTCCAGCATCATGTGCACGCCCTGGAAGACGTAGCGGTCGTCGTCGTCGTGGAAAGCGAGGATGCCCTTGGAGCGCAGGATCTTGCCGCCCTCCACCTGCACCAGATTCTGGAGCCAGGGCATGAACACGTTCGGATCAAGCGGCTTGTCGGTCTTGAGCGACAGCGATTGCATGTCCTCGTCGTGATAGTGCTTCAGGCCGTGGCCGTGATCATGATCGTGACCGTGGTGATGATGATCATGGTCGTGGTCATGATCCTCGGCATTCAGGAAGTCCGGCTCGATGTCGAGGATGCGGTCGAGGTCGAAAGCGCCGCGGTCGAGCACGTCCGCCAAAGCCACCGAGCAGCGCTCGGTGCGGTGCAGCTTCGCATAGGGGTTGATGGCGCGGATGCGAGCCTCGACCTCGGCAAGCTCGGCCTTGGTGACGAGATCGGTCTTGTTCAGCACGATGACGTCGGCAAAGGCGATCTGGTTCTTGGCCTCGGGTGCATCCTTGAGACGGTCGGACAGCCACTTGGCATCCGCAACCGTGACGACCGCGTCAAGGCGCGCGTTCTTCTGCACGTCCTCGTCGACGAAGAAGGTCTGGGCCACCGGTGCCGGATCGGCAAGACCGGTGGTCTCGACGATGATGGCGTCGAACTTGCCCTTGCGCTTCATCAGGCCTTCCATGATGCGCACGAGATCGCCGCGCACGGTGCAGCAGATGCAGCCGTTGTTCATCTCGAACACTTCCTCATCGGCGCCGATGATGAGGTCGTTGTCGATGCCTATCTCGCCGAACTCGTTGACGATGACGGCGTACTTCTTGCCGTGGTTTTCCGACAGGATGCGGTTCAACAGCGTGGTCTTGCCGGCACCGAGATAGCCGGTCAGGACGGTCACGGGAATTTTTGGGGCGGTCGCTTCAGACATAACAACTCCGGACTTCGGGCTTTTCGCGCGACGCGAGGCGGGGTGGCCCCTGCCCTAGTGGTCAAGCGCGCTGGTCAGGGCCTTTATATTGTGCCTGACCATATCAATGTAAGTGGGTGCAGGCCCCTTTTCGCCGGTCAAACCGTCCGAAATCAGGGTCCCACCGACTTTTGAGCCGGTCTCCGCCGCGATCCGCCGGATCAGCCGGTCGTCGCTGATATTTTCCAGGAACACGGCCGGGATTTTTTGGGCCTTGATCTGGCCGATGATGGTGGCGATGTCCCGCGCGCTGGGCTCGGTTTCCGTCGAGACGCCCAAGGGCGCGATGAACCTGACGCCGTATTCGGCGGCGAAATACCCGAAGGCGTCATGGGTCGAGATCACCTTGCGCCGCTCCTGCGGGATTTTGGCCACGGCTTCGCGGACCTCGCGGTCGAGCGTTTCGAGCTTTTCCAGATAGGCCTTGGCCTGGGCGCGGAAGAACTCCGCATCATCTGGGTCGGCCGTAGCCAGCGCATCGGCGATGTCGGTGACGTAGATTTTGGCGTTGGGGACGGACTGCCAGCCATGCGGGTCTGCGGCAGAGCCGAGCTTGAGCGGCGCGATGCCCGCGCTCGCGGTGACCACCTGCGCCTTGCTTCCCGAGGACTGCACGAGGCGCGGCAGCCAACCCTCGAGACCAAGCCCGTTGACGACGACGAGATTTGCGTCCGCGATCCGCTTCGCATCGCTTGGCGCGGGCGTGTAGACGTGGACGTCGCTGTCGGCCCCGACCAGCGTCGTCAGATTGATCCGGTCGCCGCCGACATTGCGGACGAAATCGGCGAGGATCGAGAAGCTCGCGACGACCTTCAGTTGCTCCGCGGCGTGCAGCGGCGAGGCAATCAGCAAAAGCACACAAAGCAGGATGCGCCGCATCGCTATCACGCTTCCAGATGCCGGCCGGGAAACAGCTGCCTGACGACGCCGCCGACCCGGCCGAACAGGACGGAGACGGTGTAAAGCGCGCTCGCCACCAGAATGATCGCAGGGCCCGAGGGCACACGGGTCTGGAACGACAGCACGAGACCTGCATAGCCGGAGACTGCGGCAGCGACGACCGCGATGCAAATCATGACGGTGAGATCGCGCGACCAGAACCGCGCTATGCCGGCCGGCAGGATCATCAGACCGACCGCGAGCAGCGTGCCGAGCGCCTGAAAGCCGTTGACGAGGTTGATCACGACCAGCGCGAGGAAAGCGAGATGCGCAGGCCCGCCAGCCCGGCTCACGGTGCGCAAGAACAAGGGGTCGACACTTTCGATCACCAGCGGCCGGTAGATCACCGCGAGCACCAGCAGCGTCACCGTGGCGTTGAAGGCGACGACCAACAGCGTATGGTCGTCCATCGCGAGAATATTGCCGAACAGCACGTGCAGCAGGTCGATATTGGTGCCCTTGATCGAGACGATCGTCACGCCCAGCGCCAGCGATGCCAGATAGAAGGTCGCGAGCGAGGCATCTTCCTTCAACCCGGTCGAGCGCGCGACGAGGCCTGCGAGGATCGCGACGGCAAAACCTGCGATCAGGCCTCCGGCCGTCATCGCGAACAGATTGAGACCTGAGAGCAGAAAACCGACAGCGGCGCCGGGAAGGATTGCATGTGCCATGGCGTCGCCGACCAGGCTCATCCGCCGCAACATCAGGAACACGCCGATCGGCGCACCCGCGAGCGACAGCGCGATGACGGCCGCAAGCGCACGTCGCATGAACTCGAATTCGGTGAACGGGCCGATCAGCGCGTCATAGAGCATCGAATATCAAGCCGCCCGTGAGCGGGCATCATCGGCCGAGCAGGCGGCGGCGCTATCGTCGAAGGCTTCGCACATCCGCATCGCGACCATCAGGTTTTCCGGCGTCAGCACCTCCGCCGTCGGCCCCCACGCCACGGGACCGCGCGCCAGCACTAGCGTCTCGCTGAAATGGGTGCGCACCATCTCCATGTCGTGCAGCGCGGCGAGCACGGTGCGGCCCTCGCCATGCCAGTGCTTCACCAGCGTCAGCAGATCGGCCGTCGTCTTGCTGTCGATGGCGTTGAAGGGCTCGTCGAGCACGATCAGCCGCGCGTCCTGGAGCAGTACGCGCGCGAACAGCACGCGCTGCATCTGGCCGCCCGAGAGTGTGCCGATCGGGCGGTTCTCGAAGCCGTTGAGGCCAACGGAAGCGATCGCGCGGAGGATCTTTTCGCGCGCCGCCTTGCCGATGCCGCCGAACAGGCCGGTCCCACGCCACAGACCGGTGGCAACGAAGTCCAGCACCGAGATCGGGAAGCTGCGGTCGATCTCCGCGCTCTGCGGCAGATAGGCGATATCGCGGCTGTCGAGCCCGCCGAGATGGATGCTGCCGTCGAGCGGCCTGAGGATGCCGACGATGCCGCGCAGCAGCGTCGACTTGCCGGCGCCGTTCGGGCCGATCACGGCCAGCAACGCACCCGGCGCGACCTCACCATTGAGATGGTGCACGGCCGGATGGCGGTCATAGCCGAGCGTAACGTTGTGAAAATGCAGCGCCGCCATGGTCACCTCATTGCCAGGAAGACCACGCCCCAGAGCACGGCGCAGACCGCGAGCGCGGCCGCGAGGCGGGCGGCCATCGTCATGCGCAGGATCGACCAGTGCGCCGCCTGAGCCGGATGCGGAGAGGCCGCATCGTGGACATGGGCGTGGGTGTTAAGCGGGTGGCTGTGATCGTGTCCGTGCGAATGCCCGTGATCATGGGAATGGCCATGAGCATAGTCGTGATGATGGGCTGGGGACGCGGCGGGAACCATGCCGAAACG
This genomic window contains:
- a CDS encoding GTP-binding protein produces the protein MSEATAPKIPVTVLTGYLGAGKTTLLNRILSENHGKKYAVIVNEFGEIGIDNDLIIGADEEVFEMNNGCICCTVRGDLVRIMEGLMKRKGKFDAIIVETTGLADPAPVAQTFFVDEDVQKNARLDAVVTVADAKWLSDRLKDAPEAKNQIAFADVIVLNKTDLVTKAELAEVEARIRAINPYAKLHRTERCSVALADVLDRGAFDLDRILDIEPDFLNAEDHDHDHDHHHHGHDHDHGHGLKHYHDEDMQSLSLKTDKPLDPNVFMPWLQNLVQVEGGKILRSKGILAFHDDDDRYVFQGVHMMLEGNHQRKWKDGEPRESRLVFIGRELPQDLIRQGFESCIVS
- a CDS encoding metal ABC transporter permease; translation: MLYDALIGPFTEFEFMRRALAAVIALSLAGAPIGVFLMLRRMSLVGDAMAHAILPGAAVGFLLSGLNLFAMTAGGLIAGFAVAILAGLVARSTGLKEDASLATFYLASLALGVTIVSIKGTNIDLLHVLFGNILAMDDHTLLVVAFNATVTLLVLAVIYRPLVIESVDPLFLRTVSRAGGPAHLAFLALVVINLVNGFQALGTLLAVGLMILPAGIARFWSRDLTVMICIAVVAAAVSGYAGLVLSFQTRVPSGPAIILVASALYTVSVLFGRVGGVVRQLFPGRHLEA
- a CDS encoding metal ABC transporter substrate-binding protein; its protein translation is MRRILLCVLLLIASPLHAAEQLKVVASFSILADFVRNVGGDRINLTTLVGADSDVHVYTPAPSDAKRIADANLVVVNGLGLEGWLPRLVQSSGSKAQVVTASAGIAPLKLGSAADPHGWQSVPNAKIYVTDIADALATADPDDAEFFRAQAKAYLEKLETLDREVREAVAKIPQERRKVISTHDAFGYFAAEYGVRFIAPLGVSTETEPSARDIATIIGQIKAQKIPAVFLENISDDRLIRRIAAETGSKVGGTLISDGLTGEKGPAPTYIDMVRHNIKALTSALDH
- a CDS encoding ABC transporter ATP-binding protein; amino-acid sequence: MAALHFHNVTLGYDRHPAVHHLNGEVAPGALLAVIGPNGAGKSTLLRGIVGILRPLDGSIHLGGLDSRDIAYLPQSAEIDRSFPISVLDFVATGLWRGTGLFGGIGKAAREKILRAIASVGLNGFENRPIGTLSGGQMQRVLFARVLLQDARLIVLDEPFNAIDSKTTADLLTLVKHWHGEGRTVLAALHDMEMVRTHFSETLVLARGPVAWGPTAEVLTPENLMVAMRMCEAFDDSAAACSADDARSRAA